AATAAAAGAGGAATCTATCTGATTGCTGCGGTTGCTGCGATCGCTAGTCTGGCTTTTCATGGCTTTGTGGACACAGTTTGGTATCGTCCTCAAATTAATACGCTCTGGTGGTTGACCTTAGCTATTATTGCTAGTTTTTACGACGATGTTAGTAGTTACACCGAATATAAAGAGTAATTCAGCAAACTGTTAAATTGCTCATTGTTAATTGTTAATTGTTAATTGTTAATTGTTCATTGACTCAATCTCGCTTCATGGCTCTTGCCATAGATCTTTCATCGTCGCGTTTTTTCGATGTTTCTCGCTTGTCGTGTAGTTTTTTACCTTTGCCCAAACCGACTACAATTTTAACTCTTCCTTTTTTGAAGTACATTTTCAAAGGAACAAGTGTCAGACCTTTTTGTTCGGTTTGCCCAATGAGTTTGTTGATTTCTTTACGGTGGAGCAGTAATTTACGAACACGGCGAGCCTCATGGTTAAAATGAGACCCTCCTGCTTGATAGGGAGAAATATGAACATTACTTAACCAAGCTTCACCGTTTTTGATGAAAGCATAGCCATCTCTAAGGTTGACTTTTCCTGCTCGGATTGACTTTACTTCTGTACCAACTAATTCAATTCCTGCTTCGTAGGTTTCTAGAATTTCGTAAAGATAACGAGCCTGACGATTATCACTAACAATTTTGACTCCTGGGTTATTTTCAGCCATGCTTGTACATCTAAATTCTGGACTTGTTGAGGACTTATTAGTATATCATTCAGCTTTTAGTAGGGCTTGTCATTACTACTAAGGACAGTTTTCAGGATCGCAAGAAACTTCTATAGCTGCGATCGCTGCATCATCACGATATTTATCAGTCACATAAGAAACACCTGGATAGTCGGCATAAATACCAGAAAGTTCCGTTCCATCGGCAGTTAATTCAAAGTTGGAGGCTCTAAAACGAATATTTTCTGGCTTTTGATCTTCAAACGTTACGTATTCACTTGATTCGCCTTCGGTGTTGTATGCCAACACGGCATTTCCATAAGTTTTTTCTGCCTCTTTGATTGGCATACCTGCTTTGATTCCTGCTTTAGTTTGATAGCGATCGTTGTCCGTCAATAACATAGTAATAGGGTCGTCATCATTAGGAGTTGCCTTATTAGAGTCAGAAGTCGTTTCTACTGGGTAAAGAATATAATATTGAACTATATCTTTTTTAGTTACGGCGATCGCATTGGTATCAACCGTAAAAGACGATATCATTTCAAATTTGGTATCTGGATCTGATATTTGCTTTAATTGACCCAAAGTCATGCCAAGCTTGGCTTTTCCTATGCCACTAGAAGATATAAGAACTTTTTCTTTTATCGTTGCTGTATTAACTTGGCTAATCTTCACACCAGATTCAGTAGAGCTAGCATCCTCAGATTGAGTATTAATAGTTTTGGCTTGACAAGCTGACAAAAGCAGCAAGACTAACAAAATAATTCTTTTCATTGAAATATCGTAACTTTTTAAGTTGATAAATATCTGAATTTTTGAGATTTAAAAAAGAGATGTTTTTATAATATTTAATATTTTATATTCTCAGCATCAAAATATCACCATTTAATTGCTATAGTTTTTTAATTTACTTAATATCTTATTTATTAATCTTAGCTATATAAAAATTAAGCTCAAAACAAAAAAACAAACTCGATCATAAATTTGATTAGATCTTGTCTAAAGCATAAATTAGGCAAATACGTAATTAACCGAGCTGCGAACATAAAGAAGATATATAGTAAATCAAAGTACAGCAGCAATTATGCTCGATTAATCAATGTATCGAAGTTTAATCTATACTTTCGGCATATTCTATTGAGTTAGAGTAATAATAGATGTTGTTCATTTAAAGTATAAAACAGATAATATGGTAAATACTTAGTCACTTTTTTGTATTTTATCTAATCAGTTTTTTGTATGCTCGATAAATACTGTTTAAACATCTAAGATATAATTAGCGAAAAAACATTCTTTGGCAGATGCAGGCTATCATATTTTTGCCTAGATTATTTTGTTTTGGGGCTTCAGACAGAACTCTTTTGAACTACATTTTGAAATTTTGGCGATCGCCAATCAAGGATTTTTGCTCAGAACATATCAATTTACCCAATTATCTTGATTGATAACTCCATTGATGTTCTACTTATTTAAATTAACTTAATTGCTAAAAAAATGAATCACGAAAAATTCATGAATGAAGCACTAATCGAAGCAAAAAAAGGTGATTTGCCTTATGGTGCAATAATTGTTAAAGATAATGAAATTATTGTTCGTGGTTACAACACAACCCAGACAGACAATGATGTTTCGGCACATGGAGAAATTAATGCTCTACGTACCTTTACCAAAAAAAAGGGCTATTCATTAGATGTTCTTTCTGGCTATGTCTTATATACCACCTGTGAACCTTGCCCTATGTGTTCAGCAGCTTGTATTTGGGCAGGAGTATCTAAAGTTGTTTTTGGGGCATCAACACAACAGTTAATTGATTTAGGTATAAAACAAATAAATATATCATGCGAAACTGTCGCCGAAAAAGGATTTCAAAAGATGGAGGTTGTCGGCGGTGTTTTAGCTGATGAATGTTTGGAATTATTTAGACAGCTTGAGTAAACTACTCAATTTGGCGTTGCTGATTTAAGTAATGATCTAACCTTCCATGTCTGGTTTTGTATATAACTTTGCAACCCTACATCATTGTTTAAAGATTAGGATGACTATTGGGTATCAGTAATTCTAAATTTCTAGTTTGGGTGTTCTATATTAGTAGAGTAATCTAAGCGATCGCATTTCAATCATGGCAGTTTCACCCAACTTTGCTTTTTTAGGGGTTCATGATGCCCAGTTAGTCAACATAGCAACTCTAGCAGAGAAATACTTTAGAGATGACCCTGTTACCTGTTTGATTAAGCTAAGGCAATTTGGAGAATTATTAGCACAGTTAGTAGCTGCCAATGTCGCTTTGTATACTAATCCTGATGAATCACAGTCAGACCTACTTAATAGATTACAGTCGCAAAACTTACTACCTGGGGATGTTAGAAATCTCTTTCATCAATTGCGAAAGTCTGGTAATGATGCGGTTCATAATAACCAAGGGAATCATGGTTTAGCTCTACATCACATAAGATATGCAAGAGAACTTAGCATCTGGTTTCATCGTACTTTTAGTAATGATAGCTTTAGACCAGGGGCTTTTATTCCCCTACATGCGGGCTAGCCCTTTGTAATCCAGAAAAGGAAACAGAAACCCTAAAAGAAGAATTAGCACGTCTGAGACAAGAAGCAGAAGCAAGTAGAAGTCAAGTTGAGTTAGCAGAAGCTAAGGCTTTAGAAGAGACGGAATTAAGACAGTTAGCCGAAGAATTACTAGAAGAAGCAGAAGCAGAATTAAAACAACGATTAACTACAATTCAATCCTCAACTGCTAACAAGTCATCGAAACTAATTCAGCAAACTATTAGTGCTGCTAACGATGCCGAACAACAAATAGATTTAGATGAGAATGAAACTCGTCGGTTATTAATTGATACCAAGTTAAGAGAAGCTGGTTGGGAGGTAAATTCAGATAATCTTACTTATACTAAAGGTACAAGACCCCAGAAAGGAAAAAATATAGCGATCGCCGAATATCCAGTTAAGCAGGGAAGGGCTGATTATGCTTTATTCGTGGGACTACAGGTAGTAGGTGTAGTAGAAGCCAAACGTCACAGTAAAGATGTCTCAGGAGATATTGCCCAAGCTAAAAGATATAGCCAAAATTATCTAATCAAAGGAGATGAAACCTTATGTGATGATCGACCTTGGGGAGAATATAAAGTACCGTTCGTCTTTGCTACTAATGGTAGAGAGTATCTAGAACAGTTAAAAACTAAAAGTGGTATTTGGTTTTGTGATGTTCGCAATCCTTATAATCTTAGCCGTCCGTTACAGGGTTGGTATAGTCCACAGAGTCTAGTTAAGTTACAACAAAATACTTGCTTCTAGAAACTGGAAACCACCACTGCGTAAATGGTTAGAAAGAATTGGTAAGCAGTTAAAGCAGGAAACTGTAGTTGATAGAGAAGCCTTTGACAAAGGGCAGTTTGAAGCTCAAGGTGGATTTAAACGGATTAATCAAACTTTTGCTGGTGAGTTAGAAACAGTATTAAGTGAGATTAATCAAGAATTGTGGCAAGAGAAGGCGTAATGATTCAAATCACATATTTTATATTTGAAATTGTATATGTTGGTATTTAAGTTACAAAAACACAAATTAAAACTTTTAAAACTTGAAACAGCATATAGTTATGGAAACTCAAACACTTAATAATTCTATTACATTTAAAGGCTTTGTTATCGCTTGCATTATTTTAATACCCCATTGTGTATATTCGTTTTATAAAATAGTGTTCCGTAAAAAGTATTTTAATATTCCGCCAACAAAAAATATGTTTTGGTCTCTTATGCAATTTATATTTTCAATACTAGAGTTTGTAATGGACCTCTTGCATAAATAGAAGATTAATATATTTTCCCTTTAACCTTTCCCCTTTTCCCTCTTGGCAAGCTAGTTCATTATGATTCGTGCAAGAAGTCTAATGGTTATACAATTAGCCATATTAATATTGCCAATATATGCTTTGTTCGATATCTATATGCTAATTGTATCTTATTCTCAAGAATCATTTATTGAAGCTACTGAAGGGGCTTTTGTGGAATTTATCGATGCAATTTTAAAATTATTTAACTTACACAACACGGAAGATTAAAGCGGTCACTGAAAGAAACAAAGAAAAGCCTATGATTATGTAATTATAAAAAAACTAAAATAATTGTTGGCAATTTTAAGCTTTGGTAATTAAAATGTTACTTTATCTGAGTGTCTTTTTTACCGAGATTGAATGAACGTTACTACTGATATTGTTGCTAAACTCTGGAGTCTATGTAATGTACTGCGGGATGATGGGATTACCTATCTACAGTATGTTACTGAGTTAACCTATCTTCTGTTTCTCAAGATGATGCAGGAGACAGGGAAAGAAGATGTATTACCAGAAGGCTATCGGTAGGATGATTTAGTTAGTAAAGAAGGTATCGAACAGCTTACTTTTTATCGAGCATTGCTATTAAAGCTTGGTTCGGAATCAGCTAGCGATCGCATACAGGCTTATTTTTGCTAATGCTCAAACTGCTCTCAAGAAACCAACGAATCTAGCAACAATAGTAACTAGCCTTGATTCTCTTGATTGGTATTCAGCTAAAGAATAAGGCTTGGGGGATTTATACGAAGGGTTGCTAGAAAAGAATGCTAGTGAAAAGAAATCGGGTGCGGGTCAATATTTTACGCCACGTCCTTTAATTGACAGCATGGTAGCTTTAATCAAACCTCAAGCAGGAGAATTAATACAAGACCCCGCAGCAGGTACGGGAGGGTTTTTGATTACTGCCGATAAATATATTAAGCAGCAGACAGATAATTTATTTGACCTATCAGTAGACGAACAAAACTTTCAAAGGGATAAGGCATTTTACGGCATCGAATTAGTGCAGGACGCTCATCGCTTGTTACTGATGAATATGATGCTACATGGCATTGAAGGAGAGGTAGGTTTAGGAGATAGCCTATCAGCAGACGGGCAGAGATTACGCAAAGCAAATGTAATTCTAACTAATCCTCCCTTTGGCACAAAGAAAGGAGGGGGTAAACCTACCAGAGATGATTTTACTTACCAAACCTCTAACAAACAGCTAGCATTTTTAGAACATATTTATCGAGGGTTATTACCAGAGGGAAGGGCAGCAGTTGTATTACCTGATAATGTTTTGTTTGAAGATGGACAGGGGCGGAACATTAGGGCTGACTTGATGGATAAGTGCAACCTTCATACTATCCTGCGTTTACCGACGGGTATCTTTTACGCTCAAGGAGTTAAAACTAATGTTCTATTTTTCCAACGAGGTACAACAGAGAAAGGAAATACCAAGGAAGTTTGGTTTTATGACTTAAGAACTAATATGCCTTCCTTTGGTAAGCGTACTCCTTTTACTAAAAAGCACTTTGAATACTTTGAGATATGTTATGGCAATGACCCTAATGGCAAGAGTCCTCGTCAGGATTTAGGAGAGTCAGGGCGGTTTAGATGCTTTAGTCGGGATGATATTACTAAACGAGGAGAGAACCTAGATATATCTTGGTTACGGGATGAAAGTTTACAAAGTGCTGAAGACCTACCCGAACCTGATGAAATAGCAGCAGAGATTATGATGAGGTTACAAACAGCAATGGAAGATATGGAAGCTTTAACCGAGTTGTTAGATAATCCTGGTGTTGAAGAAGAAGCGCACCGCCCTGTCTGAGGTTTCCTCAGACGTAAGGACGGAGCAAGAAGTTTGATAATAGATGAAGAAGTAGATAGTTTAATTATGAATACAGAAGAGAAAGTTATCAAAAAACTGAAGAGGTTTTCGTTAGAAACACAACAAGAGGTATTGCAGTTCATGGAATTTTTAGAATTTCGCAATCAATCTCTTAAGAAAAAAACTGATATATCTGCTTTAGAAGCTGCGGGAACTTTAGTAGGGTGCTTGGAAGCAGCAGAGGATTTATCTACCAACAAAGATTATCTTAAGGGATTTGGTCAGTAGTGTACCGTCAAGTTTTATTGGATACGGGTTCATTAGTTGCTTTACTCAATCGTCAATATCAGTCAGTAAATGAAGCTATTAATGCTGGATTGAAATTATTAATGGAACAAGAGCTTATTTATCAGGGGCGTTTTGCCGAACTCAGACAAGAAATTATGGTAGGGATTGAGGCATCCCAAAGAGGTGAGGTTGTAGATAGCGAAACTGTTTTTAATTCCATTCAAGAGAAATTAGAACAGCGTCGCCATCAAGCAGAATCATGAGCAATATTTGTCGTTTTACTGTTCCTGCTAGTAGAGACATTGAAAGTATTATCGCCATGAAATTAATTTCATGGCTTAAACCCAAAGTCGGTTTAAACCGACTTAAAATGTTAGGCAGAGAATTTATTCTTTGACTTCGTTAAATGTAGCAAAAAGCGATCGCATTTAAAATTAATATGGCTCTGTGGCGTTTATATTATCATTTGGTTTGGGCAACAAAAGAAAGACAACCATTGATTGACAGTAAACGTGAAGCTCGGCTTTATCCTTATATTGTGAGTAAAGCAGATTCTCTAAACTGTATTATTCATGGCATCAATGGAACAGATAATCATATTCATGTAATTGCTTCAATTCCGCCCAAAATGGCGATCGCAGAATTTGCTAAACGTATCAAGGGTAGTAGTTCGCATTACCTAAATCAAAATTTTCCCAATCCGACTAAATTTGCTTGGCAAGAGGGTTACGCCGTATTTTCTTTAGGTGCTAAACAATTAGAAACTGCGATCGCATATGTTGAAAATCAAAAAATACATCATCAACAAAAAACCATAATTTCTATATTAGAACGAATTGAACACGACGACCATCCTCCTAAATCTCATAGATCGTCAAAACAAGCGTCACAAGATGATTAAATAGCTTACCCACAAATCACCATGAAATCAATTTCGTGGCTCATGCACCAAGTCCGTTTAAACCGACTTAAGATATCAGACGGGGAATTTATTCCCTGGCTGTCTAATGTATTGGGTAACTGATCTTAAATTGGTTTCTCTTTTTGACTGATATTTATCATTTAAGATTGAATGGTTTGCCTACAAATCACCATGAAATTAATTTCATGGCTCATACACCAAGTCCGTTTAAACGGACTTAAGATATCAGACGGGGAATTTATTCCCTGGCGGGTTGATTGCACTGGGTCATAAATTTCGGATAGGTTCGGGTTTCGAGCGATAGATGTTTGTTGTTTGAGATTTAAAAGAGATTAAATAGCTTACCCACAAATCACCATGAAATCAATTTCGTGGCTCATACCCCAAGTCCGTTTAAACGGACTTAAGATATCAGACGGGGAATTTATTCCCTGGCTTTTTAGTTGATTGATGTTTATTGTTACAGGGTGAGGAGAGATTAAGTTGAGTTTAAATATTCCTGAGAGTTGGACATTAGCAGAACTAAAACAATTGGGAAAAATTGTAACAGGTTTTACTCCTTCCAAGAAAAATTCTCAATTTTATGGAGATATTATTCCTTTTTACAAACCAACGGATTTAGATGCTGGTTATGAAGTTATAGAGGCTAGAGAATATTTATCAGAATTAGGTGCAAGTAAAAGCAGACTGTTACCACCTTTTTCTATTTTGGTGACTTGTATTGGTGCTACTATCGGGAAAACTGGATTATCACAAGCAATTTGCACAACCAATCAGCAAATTAATTCAGTAATACTAGAAAAATACATATTTTCCCAATGGCTGTTTTGGTTTATTAGCAGTCCTCAAGGACAAAAATTAATTATTAATAACGCTTCTGCTACCACTTTGCCCATTCTAAATAAAACACGCTTTAGTGAATTAAAGTTTCCCCTACCACCTCTCAACGAACAAAAACGCATCGTAACTAAAATAGAAGCCCTACAAACAAGAAGCACCACAGTAAAAAAAGAACTAGAAGCAATTAAACCTCTACTAAATCAATTCCGTCAATCTGTTCTGGCTGCTGCTTTTCGTGGTGATTTAACTAAAGACTGGCGATCGCAAAACCCCGATGTTGAACCTGCTTTAAAACTTATACAATCTAATTCTGATATAGTATCAAACTATCTACCTATTAGTTGGTGTCAAGCTTTAGTAGGAGATGTTGTTGAAAACTTGAAATATGGAACATCAAAAAAGTGCCGTTATGAAATAGATGGTATTCCAGTGTTACGTATTCCTAATATTGTTGATGGAACTATAAACCATTCAGATTTAAAATATGCACAATTACCAGATAAAGAATTTGACAAGCTAAGATTAATTTCAGGAGACATTCTGATGATTAGGTCAAATGGAAGTGCGTCTTTAGTTGGTAGAACAGCCATTATTAGAGAAGCTGAAAAAGATTTTGCTTATGCTGGATATTTGATTAGATTAAGACCAAACAAAGGATTAGTTTATCCTGAATATTTGAATTTGTGGTTTTCTAGCTATGAAATTAGATTACAGATAGAAATTCCTTTACGTTCAACAAGTGGAGTCAATAATATCAACAGTGACGAAACTAAGAAACTCAATATTCCAATTCCACCACTTCAAGAACAAAAAGAAATAGTCCGCCGTATAGAATCACTATTCAAACTAGCAGACAACATCGAACAACAATACCAACAAGCAGAAATAGATTTAGAAACCCTCAACCAATCCATCTTAGCTAAAGCCTTCCGAGGCGAACTTGTTCCCCAAGACCCCAACGATGAACCAGCATCAGTATTATTAAAAAGGATTAGGGAAGAAAGAGAAAAAGCAACAGCTAAGAAATCTAAGACGAAGAAAACAAGTAGTAAGAAGCAAGACAAACAATTAGGCATACCAGGAATATAACTAAGCAAATTTAGAAATTAATTACCAGTATTTCGAGTTTTTTTAGGTAGAGCTACTTAAATGGTCGAGGAAAAAAAACAAAATCTATCTTATTTTGCCGAATTGAATCCTATTTATCGATTCAAACAAGTACCAAAAGTCATAATTCATAATACTTATTCGAGTTCATCAAGTTTAAATCGAGATTCAATCAAAGTTTTGAGTTGGAATATCGCTAAAAACAATTACGACCCAAGCTGGAGCAAAGATTTTTTGGCAATTGTCGATCGCTATCAACCAGATAAAATCTTTTTGCAAGAAGTTCGTCTGCGTGCTGATGTCCAAGAAATTGCCGAATTAACCCAAATGGGTTGGGCTTTTGTCCCTAACTTCATTGATGTCTCAAACAATACCTATTCAGGAATTCTAATTGCTAGTCAAGGCGATCGCATCTCTAAGCAAGCTGTAATTACCAAGCATTACGAACCAGTTACTAATACCCCGAAAGTTTCTTTATTTACCGAGCATTCTTTAAGCGACTGCCCCCAAAGCTTGTTAGCCGTTAACACTCATTTGATTAATTTCGTTAATCTAAGTAAATTCAAAGCTCAACTACAAGAAATTGAGTCAATACTCAACGAGCATCAAGGGGCAATAATTTTGGCAGGAGACTTTAATATCTGGAATAAATCTCGATGGCAGATATTATCTCAAATGGCAGCTAGGCTAAATTTAACCCCTGTATCTTTTACCACCGAAGATACTAAAAAAATTAAAAACTTTCTATTATCTCCACCGCTAGATTATATCTTTTATCGCGGATTTGCTCCAAAGCTACACACTGCCAAGGTGATAGATAATATCTCTTCTTCAGATCACAATCCTCTTTTTGTAGAGCTTTGCTTAAATAGAGACTAGACGATTACTTCCCTTGTTTAGTTGTCTCTTCATCCCCCGAACCTAGCAATGAAGCAACTAGCTGAGTTTGCGGGAATGGTTCTAAGACGAGCTTTTTTACCATTACCGTCAGAGGCAAAGCCATAAAAGCTCCAATAGGACCCAAGATCCACGTCCAGATAATAACTGCCAAGAAAGTTACCAGCACAGATAAGTCTAACCCTTTAGCAAGAAAGCGAGGGGCAACTACAACATCGAAGAAGTTGTTAATTAAAGCGTAAACAACGCCCAAGATTACTGCTTGCCATAACCCCTGATTGAGAAGGGTTAATAATACTGGTGGTATGAGGGCAACGTAAAAACCGATATTTGGTACAAAGTTAAATAAGAATGAAAGGACTCCCCACAGTACGGCAAACTGCACCCCCATAATCCACATCAGAATAATTTGACAGATAGCTGTTAAAGCACCCACCCAACTCTTAATCGCTAGATAACTGGTTGTACTTTGAGCAAAATCCTGAAATTGCCCTAGCAGGGGTAAATTGTTTCCCAGTCCTCGGCGCAGTTGCGCTGCAAAAGTTGGTGCGCTTGCCAGCATATAGATAAATATTAAGAATGTCAGCCCAATATTGGAGAAAATACCTAGTAGTGATGAGACAAAAGACAGTACCAACTGAATTATTCTTTCTGGTTGAAACCATTGCAGGGAGCGAATATCTTCTGATTCTACGCCTCGCTCATTAAGCCACTGCCACAAGTTGTTAAGCTGTGCCTCGGTTTGGTTAACATAATTAGGTATCACATCTGAAAGCTGTTCAAAAGAGATGGTAAAAAAGAAAACAAAGAATGCACCCAAGACCAGGACAATAAGTAGCACGGTCACATATGCCAACCAGTGAGGAAAACCGCGCCTTTTTAGCCATGTCATAATCGGATATGTCACCAGCACAATGAACAAAGAAAGCAATATAGGACTCAACAAGCCTGACATCGCCTTAAGCCCCGCAACAATTAGCACCAAGCTAGCAACATCTATTAGTAGAGAAGTAATATTGCGCTTTTGGGTTTTCATAAATACTTTCTCTTTAGGGCTATTTTGGTCAATGTATATTGTTAGAGGGAATATATATTATTGTTTGTCCTGATTGCACCTATCTATCTATAGAGCTTCAATTTGACGACAGATTATATACTGAATGCTAGTAGCTCGGATCGAAAATGTCTACTCTGGTTGCTAATTATACCGCTGAGAGAACTAAATGAAGATGTTTAAGCAATTGCGTAGCTAACAGAAGGCATTGCTAATAACTTTTTTTCAATCTTGCTTAGGAAAATTAGTCTATAGTTAATCTCAGATATTTTTAAAACGGCATCAGCCTATATGAGATTATTTCCGTTAGTTTTAATTGGTAACTGTTTATTTCCAAGTTTATTAGTTTCTCCTGTTACCGCTCAAGAGAGAAATTCTGAAGAAGACAGCAAGATCGATATTCCTTTAAAAGATATTGAGCAAAGTCCCGTACTGCAAGAATGGTTAGATAAAGTACCAAATGTATTAGAAGAAATAAAACAAGATCCTGCTTTTGTGACTCGTTTGCGACTAGGTTTTGCAGTCTTTCCCTCTACCGATGATGCGGGTGGACTTAATGTGGGAATTGAAGATATTTTTATTGAGCGCACTGGTTTAACTATTAGTGCCGATTATCAGACGGCATTTAATGGCGATCGCAATGCTGTTGGTGCGGACTTACACTACTTTCTCTTACCCCTTGGTGGCTATATTAATTTTGCGCCGATGGTTGGCTATCGCTACGTACAAAGCAACGACTTTTCTACCGACGGAGTTCATCTAGGAGTTAGATTAATGTTAACCTTTTCGCGGACGGGAGGCGGTGATATTTCTGTATCCCAAAGCTTTATAAGTCCAGGGGGCAGTGAGGAAGTAGGAATTACCTCTTTTTCTGCTGGTTATGCTCTGACTTCTCATTTACGTTTGTCAGGGGAGATCGAAAGGCAAAATTCAGTTGAGGATGAAGATAGTCGCGCTGGGCTGAATTTAGAGTGGTTATTCTACTAGAAATCGAGCAGATAAATGGAATTATTAGTAAGTATCATGTCGGCAATACTGGCGATCGCAACTTCGGTTAATGCGGTGGGAGATGAGGTTTTGAAAAATAAGCTTGAATCCCAGATAAAGTCAGTAGATACTATTGCAGTGCGGATCGATAATGCTCCCAATCATGACATTTTAGGGGGAAAAGTAAAGCGTGTTAGAGTTGCCACCCGCAATTTGCAAATTAGTCAAGCGATCGCTTTCAAAGTTCTAGAATTAGACGTAGACGGGATTGACATCAAGCTCAAGGAATGGTTACAGCAAGATATACTAACAGAAATTGATGGTGTTCCTACCCTGAGACTGCGAGAACTATTTGAACAACCAGTTAACATCGCATCGAGGGCGGTTTTGACTCAGGAACAACTCGATAATATGCTGCAATCTCCGTTTATCAATAGAACTATTAGACGGCGATTACAGCAAACTCTCAATCGAATAGCCGAAAAGAACTATAGACAAGAAGATTTTGAAATTTCTAGTTTTGCCTTAGATTTAATTGACGAAAATCGCA
This DNA window, taken from Pleurocapsa sp. FMAR1, encodes the following:
- a CDS encoding AI-2E family transporter, which translates into the protein MKTQKRNITSLLIDVASLVLIVAGLKAMSGLLSPILLSLFIVLVTYPIMTWLKRRGFPHWLAYVTVLLIVLVLGAFFVFFFTISFEQLSDVIPNYVNQTEAQLNNLWQWLNERGVESEDIRSLQWFQPERIIQLVLSFVSSLLGIFSNIGLTFLIFIYMLASAPTFAAQLRRGLGNNLPLLGQFQDFAQSTTSYLAIKSWVGALTAICQIILMWIMGVQFAVLWGVLSFLFNFVPNIGFYVALIPPVLLTLLNQGLWQAVILGVVYALINNFFDVVVAPRFLAKGLDLSVLVTFLAVIIWTWILGPIGAFMALPLTVMVKKLVLEPFPQTQLVASLLGSGDEETTKQGK
- a CDS encoding nucleoside deaminase, with the translated sequence MNHEKFMNEALIEAKKGDLPYGAIIVKDNEIIVRGYNTTQTDNDVSAHGEINALRTFTKKKGYSLDVLSGYVLYTTCEPCPMCSAACIWAGVSKVVFGASTQQLIDLGIKQINISCETVAEKGFQKMEVVGGVLADECLELFRQLE
- the smpB gene encoding SsrA-binding protein SmpB gives rise to the protein MAENNPGVKIVSDNRQARYLYEILETYEAGIELVGTEVKSIRAGKVNLRDGYAFIKNGEAWLSNVHISPYQAGGSHFNHEARRVRKLLLHRKEINKLIGQTEQKGLTLVPLKMYFKKGRVKIVVGLGKGKKLHDKRETSKKRDDERSMARAMKRD
- a CDS encoding DUF4145 domain-containing protein; protein product: MAVSPNFAFLGVHDAQLVNIATLAEKYFRDDPVTCLIKLRQFGELLAQLVAANVALYTNPDESQSDLLNRLQSQNLLPGDVRNLFHQLRKSGNDAVHNNQGNHGLALHHIRYARELSIWFHRTFSNDSFRPGAFIPLHAG
- a CDS encoding LmeA family phospholipid-binding protein; amino-acid sequence: MELLVSIMSAILAIATSVNAVGDEVLKNKLESQIKSVDTIAVRIDNAPNHDILGGKVKRVRVATRNLQISQAIAFKVLELDVDGIDIKLKEWLQQDILTEIDGVPTLRLRELFEQPVNIASRAVLTQEQLDNMLQSPFINRTIRRRLQQTLNRIAEKNYRQEDFEISSFALDLIDENRIALRMKLSGFDPEDGSKDAELNVDFEFALEVIDGISFRLTEQQVFIDGEEVEPEQGVLVVAPVTLKALEEVGIKVRVLEWESNQDELELALFISANRFAATALLDARDLIKAAELFLDE
- a CDS encoding type I restriction-modification enzyme R subunit C-terminal domain-containing protein; translated protein: MGKQLKQETVVDREAFDKGQFEAQGGFKRINQTFAGELETVLSEINQELWQEKA
- a CDS encoding DUF2281 domain-containing protein, whose product is MIIDEEVDSLIMNTEEKVIKKLKRFSLETQQEVLQFMEFLEFRNQSLKKKTDISALEAAGTLVGCLEAAEDLSTNKDYLKGFGQ
- the tnpA gene encoding IS200/IS605 family transposase, coding for MALWRLYYHLVWATKERQPLIDSKREARLYPYIVSKADSLNCIIHGINGTDNHIHVIASIPPKMAIAEFAKRIKGSSSHYLNQNFPNPTKFAWQEGYAVFSLGAKQLETAIAYVENQKIHHQQKTIISILERIEHDDHPPKSHRSSKQASQDD
- a CDS encoding restriction endonuclease subunit S, which produces MSLNIPESWTLAELKQLGKIVTGFTPSKKNSQFYGDIIPFYKPTDLDAGYEVIEAREYLSELGASKSRLLPPFSILVTCIGATIGKTGLSQAICTTNQQINSVILEKYIFSQWLFWFISSPQGQKLIINNASATTLPILNKTRFSELKFPLPPLNEQKRIVTKIEALQTRSTTVKKELEAIKPLLNQFRQSVLAAAFRGDLTKDWRSQNPDVEPALKLIQSNSDIVSNYLPISWCQALVGDVVENLKYGTSKKCRYEIDGIPVLRIPNIVDGTINHSDLKYAQLPDKEFDKLRLISGDILMIRSNGSASLVGRTAIIREAEKDFAYAGYLIRLRPNKGLVYPEYLNLWFSSYEIRLQIEIPLRSTSGVNNINSDETKKLNIPIPPLQEQKEIVRRIESLFKLADNIEQQYQQAEIDLETLNQSILAKAFRGELVPQDPNDEPASVLLKRIREEREKATAKKSKTKKTSSKKQDKQLGIPGI
- a CDS encoding endonuclease/exonuclease/phosphatase family protein, whose product is MVEEKKQNLSYFAELNPIYRFKQVPKVIIHNTYSSSSSLNRDSIKVLSWNIAKNNYDPSWSKDFLAIVDRYQPDKIFLQEVRLRADVQEIAELTQMGWAFVPNFIDVSNNTYSGILIASQGDRISKQAVITKHYEPVTNTPKVSLFTEHSLSDCPQSLLAVNTHLINFVNLSKFKAQLQEIESILNEHQGAIILAGDFNIWNKSRWQILSQMAARLNLTPVSFTTEDTKKIKNFLLSPPLDYIFYRGFAPKLHTAKVIDNISSSDHNPLFVELCLNRD
- a CDS encoding type I restriction endonuclease; this encodes MDTKLREAGWEVNSDNLTYTKGTRPQKGKNIAIAEYPVKQGRADYALFVGLQVVGVVEAKRHSKDVSGDIAQAKRYSQNYLIKGDETLCDDRPWGEYKVPFVFATNGREYLEQLKTKSGIWFCDVRNPYNLSRPLQGWYSPQSLVKLQQNTCF